Proteins encoded together in one Rossellomorea sp. y25 window:
- a CDS encoding EAL domain-containing protein produces the protein MNIFTIFQNDYIYHDFQPLYEMGKHQSLYAYEGLLRNKYNENPESVFQSAMKANILYKLDTLSISKALESFSENGLKNCKLFLNIYITTILHPSFHTYFYDLMKKHPEIKGRLVLEINESSAEELWQNPLLKESLKELKQYGVWYAIDDFGQGTSSIKKSIEYEPEIIKLDRYFALNLAQDDKKQRFLSFFNQFYGKDTLIVLEGIETKQDMKVAEEIGITIGQGFYLGRPSRLLA, from the coding sequence ATGAACATCTTTACTATTTTTCAAAACGATTATATTTATCATGATTTTCAGCCCTTATATGAAATGGGCAAGCATCAATCCCTCTATGCATATGAGGGCCTGTTACGAAACAAGTATAACGAAAACCCTGAAAGTGTCTTTCAGTCTGCCATGAAAGCGAATATCTTATATAAGCTTGATACCTTATCCATTTCAAAAGCTCTTGAAAGCTTTTCAGAGAATGGATTGAAGAACTGTAAGTTATTTCTTAATATTTATATTACGACGATTCTTCACCCAAGCTTTCATACCTATTTTTATGACCTCATGAAGAAGCATCCTGAAATTAAGGGGCGTCTTGTACTTGAGATTAATGAGTCGAGTGCGGAGGAACTCTGGCAGAATCCATTATTAAAAGAGTCACTCAAAGAACTTAAGCAATATGGAGTATGGTATGCGATTGATGACTTTGGTCAAGGGACATCCTCCATCAAGAAATCCATTGAATATGAACCGGAAATCATTAAGCTGGATCGCTATTTTGCTCTAAATCTGGCTCAAGATGATAAGAAACAACGATTCCTGTCCTTTTTTAATCAATTTTACGGTAAGGATACGTTAATTGTGTTAGAAGGAATTGAAACCAAACAGGATATGAAAGTGGCAGAGGAAATTGGGATTACAATAGGACAAGGCTTTTATCTGGGAAGGCCAAGTCGACTATTAGCTTAA
- a CDS encoding DUF4097 family beta strand repeat-containing protein: MKNAFAVIIALLALGTLYVILNDNTSLFAKESQSGERIGVTDRIDHIDLKMEGSDTEVIPTDQNEVKVDIKGKGTLTLAEKGDTIEVAVKHKWYEWVAFNRKSNVTVYIPKEYDRSLEINIGSGNLQFAGESEKNRMKFDELSVEMGSGNMILENLETNVFEHDGSSGDLVVNALSTKEGNVDISSGDVELSNYEGPLEGDLSSGELTVSMDTLKGDLNFDVSSGGVNLDLPEDASFKLNGKASSGDISCNLPLKNQKVDNGDISGVAGSGKYNINVSVSSGNVDIY; encoded by the coding sequence ATGAAAAATGCTTTTGCCGTGATCATTGCACTGCTTGCACTTGGAACGCTATACGTCATCCTGAATGACAATACATCGTTATTTGCTAAAGAAAGTCAGTCAGGAGAACGCATCGGGGTAACGGACAGAATCGATCACATCGATCTTAAAATGGAAGGCAGCGACACAGAAGTTATTCCTACAGACCAGAATGAAGTCAAAGTTGATATCAAAGGAAAAGGAACACTGACTTTAGCTGAAAAAGGTGACACCATTGAAGTGGCTGTAAAGCATAAATGGTATGAATGGGTAGCATTCAACCGCAAATCGAACGTAACCGTATACATTCCAAAAGAGTATGATCGAAGCCTCGAAATCAATATTGGCTCCGGTAACCTGCAATTTGCCGGAGAATCCGAAAAGAATCGAATGAAGTTCGATGAGTTATCCGTGGAGATGGGTTCCGGAAACATGATTCTCGAAAATCTTGAGACGAATGTATTCGAACATGATGGTTCTTCCGGAGACTTGGTCGTGAATGCTCTCTCCACAAAAGAAGGTAATGTAGACATCAGCTCCGGGGATGTAGAATTGTCGAACTACGAAGGTCCTCTGGAAGGTGACTTATCATCTGGCGAATTAACGGTCTCGATGGACACTCTAAAGGGAGACCTGAATTTTGATGTAAGTTCTGGAGGTGTCAACCTGGATTTACCTGAAGACGCGAGCTTTAAGCTGAACGGAAAAGCAAGCAGCGGAGATATCTCCTGCAACCTCCCATTAAAGAATCAGAAGGTAGACAATGGAGACATTTCAGGTGTGGCAGGGTCTGGTAAATACAACATCAATGTTTCCGTTTCCAGTGGGAATGTCGATATCTATTAA
- a CDS encoding endospore germination permease, translating into MNKRSIYLIHIFSIIILSSGLMVHVLILPSLLSAGKRDSWISVLLSVPPLFLWILLLYYIYKKLGNQDPIQFIRIHFGKKLSNMIGYLLSLYFMGSAFVTLNYTANWSLTNYTFEVPFWVILTSIAVTTLYGTYKGVRTIGMIAFICLPVVTFLGFFVASGNMKNKDYSRLFPIFENGMSDALLGMIYVGAGIFELAVFLFLVPFVVTGEIKKKWLIGLGIILVFLTLGPVTGAISEFGIEESMKMKNPAYEQWRLLTLGEYITRLDSLSILQWLSGAFVRISISVYITEKLLFTTENKRFLKILILYGVLFIGALIPWNEASFFNFLYTYFLPYSLVLLILCIGVLGILVKIGGKKS; encoded by the coding sequence ATGAATAAACGATCGATCTATCTCATTCATATCTTCTCAATCATTATTCTTTCATCCGGATTGATGGTACATGTACTCATTCTTCCCAGCCTTTTAAGTGCCGGGAAACGTGATTCATGGATAAGTGTATTATTATCCGTACCTCCTCTTTTCCTTTGGATACTTTTATTGTATTACATTTATAAAAAGCTCGGAAATCAAGATCCCATCCAATTCATTCGCATTCATTTCGGTAAAAAGCTCTCGAATATGATCGGTTATTTATTAAGCCTCTATTTTATGGGGAGTGCCTTTGTCACTCTTAATTACACGGCGAACTGGAGCCTGACGAATTATACCTTCGAAGTCCCTTTCTGGGTTATCTTGACCAGCATTGCGGTCACCACCCTTTACGGGACGTACAAAGGGGTCAGGACCATTGGAATGATTGCTTTTATCTGTCTCCCTGTTGTCACCTTTTTAGGGTTTTTTGTGGCTTCAGGTAACATGAAGAATAAAGACTACTCCCGACTCTTCCCCATTTTCGAAAATGGAATGTCAGATGCATTATTAGGAATGATTTATGTAGGTGCCGGAATTTTTGAACTCGCCGTTTTTTTGTTTCTTGTTCCTTTCGTCGTGACGGGGGAAATCAAAAAGAAATGGCTGATTGGTCTGGGTATTATACTTGTATTTCTCACGTTGGGACCAGTTACCGGGGCAATTTCCGAGTTTGGGATAGAAGAATCCATGAAGATGAAGAATCCAGCCTATGAACAGTGGCGATTATTGACCCTTGGAGAGTATATAACCCGATTAGATTCCCTATCCATCCTCCAATGGCTATCCGGGGCATTTGTACGGATCAGCATCAGTGTCTACATCACTGAAAAACTTTTATTTACCACTGAAAATAAACGGTTCCTTAAAATCCTGATCTTATATGGGGTATTGTTTATAGGAGCTCTTATACCTTGGAATGAAGCTTCCTTTTTTAATTTTTTGTATACCTATTTTTTACCCTATAGTCTTGTTCTATTAATTCTATGCATCGGTGTACTGGGGATATTAGTAAAGATAGGAGGGAAAAAATCATGA
- a CDS encoding spore germination protein — protein sequence MKENHGRSIDLLPFKDSSDILVSEKKVVRDGNDIELIYVYSPNMADQNTLYKWIIPEVQRLLHSNGSLKANQFSDFINVSSPDQDIDIQRQAEQRIFSGDIMIVTPHDHHVLFFSASKLAKRSPEESNTEVSIRGPRDGFVEDVGDNMTLIRHRLKTSSLKSLKISIGRRSQTDVMLLYIDDIMNPDILKDVKSRLKSIDTDVIVSSYELEEYLYDNTFSIVPLAQYVGRPDYVVESLNQGRFAILVDGNPTCLIGPANLGLMLNSPEDAHTSFFYVSIERILRFLAFATTIFLPGFWVAVTTHQLEQIPYPLLATITVSRTGLPLSTGMELTLMLILFELFKEAGVRLPKAVGQTVAVLGGLIVGDAAIRGGFTSPTMLVVAAITIISSYTLMNQSLTGNILILRFTNLFVSSLLGLYGFFLCGFIFLIALVSTESFGQPFLTTFAKPTMGDYFKGYIKLPSSLTKKRNLGYSPTDQDRKES from the coding sequence ATGAAAGAGAATCATGGAAGGTCCATTGATTTGCTACCTTTTAAAGATAGCTCGGATATTTTGGTTTCCGAAAAAAAAGTTGTGAGGGACGGAAATGATATTGAGTTGATTTATGTCTATTCCCCCAATATGGCTGATCAAAATACCTTGTACAAGTGGATCATTCCTGAAGTCCAAAGACTCCTCCATTCAAACGGTTCACTGAAGGCGAACCAATTTTCCGATTTCATCAATGTTTCAAGTCCTGATCAGGACATAGATATTCAAAGGCAAGCTGAGCAGAGGATATTCTCCGGGGATATCATGATCGTGACTCCTCATGATCATCATGTACTCTTTTTCTCTGCCAGCAAGCTCGCCAAACGTTCACCGGAAGAATCAAACACTGAAGTTTCAATTAGAGGGCCCAGGGATGGGTTCGTTGAAGACGTTGGTGATAATATGACCCTCATCAGGCATCGGTTAAAGACCAGCTCATTAAAGAGTCTCAAAATATCCATCGGGAGACGGAGTCAAACAGATGTTATGCTTCTATATATAGACGATATCATGAACCCTGACATTCTTAAGGACGTAAAAAGCCGACTGAAATCCATTGATACTGATGTTATTGTCAGTAGTTACGAATTAGAAGAGTATTTATACGACAATACGTTTTCTATCGTTCCATTGGCCCAATACGTGGGGAGGCCCGATTATGTAGTGGAGTCTTTAAACCAGGGGAGATTCGCCATTCTTGTAGATGGGAACCCGACTTGCTTAATAGGTCCTGCTAACTTGGGATTGATGCTGAACTCACCGGAAGATGCCCACACCAGCTTCTTCTATGTGAGTATTGAAAGGATATTGAGATTCCTCGCTTTCGCAACGACCATTTTTCTACCTGGCTTCTGGGTTGCGGTTACGACTCATCAGCTGGAGCAAATCCCTTACCCTTTATTAGCCACTATTACGGTGTCCAGAACAGGACTCCCCCTTTCAACCGGGATGGAATTGACTCTTATGCTCATCCTATTTGAATTGTTCAAGGAAGCCGGTGTACGCCTTCCGAAAGCAGTCGGTCAGACGGTTGCCGTGTTGGGAGGACTCATTGTAGGGGATGCTGCCATCAGAGGAGGATTCACCTCTCCCACGATGCTGGTTGTCGCGGCGATTACCATCATTTCAAGTTATACACTAATGAATCAAAGCTTGACGGGAAATATTCTGATTTTACGGTTTACAAATTTATTCGTCTCCTCTTTATTAGGCTTATATGGATTCTTTTTATGCGGGTTTATCTTCTTGATCGCTCTCGTCAGTACAGAAAGCTTTGGACAACCCTTCCTGACCACCTTTGCAAAGCCTACAATGGGTGATTACTTTAAAGGATATATCAAATTGCCAAGCTCACTCACAAAGAAACGGAACTTGGGGTATTCACCAACCGACCAAGATCGGAAGGAGTCGTAA
- a CDS encoding Ger(x)C family spore germination protein yields MVRRSVIPLHLLVLCCLLLTGCLGSKEIQDQAYITSIGFDVEDEQIIVYFQALSFANIAKKEGGEPTAAPILIGRGKGSSIEEAFNDIEQTTAVPLHYGQINTLVISEKAMEKWLNTILDFMGRNSFLRYTTWTYGTKESIQDIFAAESFFGQPPLYSILHRPLTVIKENSFLPVVPFHDFIGDFYEPVGASYIPSIYIHKENWQEEKEKKLTAIDGLYLFSEEKFKGKFTKGDLEGLKWFNPETNKIYVPLKKLKVSVQIVKPKAKIRLKGKDKPVYSVEIDVESTLDQNVEGLEVKTIEKHLEKKIKKQIMKTYAKALEKKIDIYNLTRNTYRFHHKRWDVATINDLSKDSLEVKVNVFIPHTGDYKK; encoded by the coding sequence ATGGTAAGGCGATCAGTCATTCCATTGCACCTACTGGTTCTGTGTTGTTTACTACTCACGGGCTGTTTAGGTTCCAAGGAAATTCAGGATCAGGCTTATATCACTTCAATCGGATTTGATGTAGAAGATGAGCAGATCATCGTCTACTTCCAGGCACTCAGCTTTGCGAATATTGCCAAGAAAGAAGGAGGAGAGCCTACAGCAGCGCCCATTCTGATCGGCAGAGGGAAAGGATCCTCAATAGAAGAAGCGTTTAACGATATCGAGCAGACCACGGCTGTACCTCTTCATTACGGACAAATCAATACGCTTGTCATAAGTGAGAAAGCGATGGAAAAATGGTTGAACACGATTCTGGATTTTATGGGAAGAAATTCTTTTTTACGCTACACAACGTGGACGTATGGAACAAAAGAAAGTATCCAAGATATCTTTGCAGCAGAAAGTTTCTTTGGGCAACCTCCTCTTTATTCCATATTACATAGACCGTTAACAGTGATAAAGGAAAATTCCTTTCTTCCTGTAGTACCATTTCATGATTTCATAGGTGATTTTTATGAGCCAGTAGGGGCTTCCTACATTCCTTCTATTTATATCCATAAAGAAAATTGGCAGGAAGAAAAAGAAAAGAAATTAACGGCTATCGATGGATTATATTTATTCTCTGAAGAAAAGTTTAAAGGAAAGTTTACGAAAGGCGATTTGGAAGGCCTGAAATGGTTCAACCCGGAAACCAATAAAATATATGTCCCCCTGAAAAAATTAAAAGTAAGTGTTCAAATTGTTAAACCTAAAGCGAAAATCAGGTTAAAAGGAAAGGATAAGCCGGTATACAGTGTTGAAATCGATGTTGAAAGTACGTTAGATCAGAATGTTGAAGGATTAGAGGTAAAAACGATTGAAAAACACCTGGAGAAAAAAATCAAAAAACAAATCATGAAAACGTATGCAAAAGCACTTGAGAAAAAGATCGACATCTATAATTTAACAAGGAACACGTATCGCTTTCACCATAAGCGATGGGATGTTGCGACGATTAATGATCTTTCAAAGGATTCTCTTGAAGTAAAGGTGAATGTATTCATCCCTCATACAGGAGATTATAAGAAATAA
- a CDS encoding P1 family peptidase — translation MERKRFREIGGSIGSYTCGENNSITDIEGVKVGHKTLHYEHDGTVVRTGVTAVLPHEGNLFREKIFAASYVINGFGKTVGTIQMEELGVLESPILLTNTLSVGDVLKGTVQYMLGETPEIGDTTGTVNVVVGECNDGYLNDIRGLHVKPEDAREAILHAQSGPVEEGCVGAGTGMLCLGYKGGIGTSSREYAFGDEKYKVGALVLTNFGHRKDLMVPTLHTGEDMDIPDGSIMIILATDAPLNERQLKRLAKRASFGLSRTGSYAAHGSGDVVLAFSTAHRIPHQPDNDNTILYSFIKEDGPIISTLFEMTVDSVEEAIWNSLCKAETTTGRNDRKVEAIPLDLFKGRL, via the coding sequence ATGGAACGGAAACGATTTCGGGAGATCGGAGGTAGTATCGGCTCGTATACATGTGGGGAAAATAACAGTATTACCGATATTGAGGGAGTGAAGGTTGGACATAAAACCCTTCACTATGAGCATGACGGTACCGTGGTAAGGACGGGTGTTACGGCGGTATTACCTCATGAAGGCAATCTGTTTCGAGAAAAGATATTTGCTGCCAGCTATGTAATCAATGGCTTTGGAAAAACAGTCGGGACGATTCAAATGGAGGAGCTGGGTGTCCTTGAGAGCCCGATTCTCTTGACGAATACTCTTTCCGTTGGGGATGTGTTAAAAGGGACCGTTCAATATATGCTGGGCGAAACACCTGAAATCGGCGACACAACAGGGACAGTAAATGTCGTTGTGGGAGAATGCAATGATGGTTATCTCAATGATATCCGGGGCCTTCATGTAAAGCCTGAAGATGCCAGGGAAGCCATTCTTCATGCACAATCCGGACCTGTTGAAGAAGGGTGTGTAGGAGCGGGAACCGGGATGCTTTGTTTAGGATATAAAGGTGGTATAGGGACGAGCTCCAGGGAGTATGCATTTGGAGATGAAAAGTATAAAGTGGGAGCACTCGTATTAACGAATTTCGGCCACAGAAAAGATTTAATGGTTCCCACCCTTCACACCGGGGAGGATATGGATATACCCGATGGATCCATCATGATCATCTTAGCTACCGATGCACCTCTCAATGAAAGGCAGCTTAAACGATTGGCCAAACGTGCTTCATTCGGTCTTTCAAGAACGGGTTCGTATGCAGCACATGGAAGTGGTGATGTTGTTCTTGCTTTCTCTACTGCTCACCGGATTCCACATCAGCCCGACAATGATAACACGATTCTTTACTCTTTCATTAAAGAAGACGGACCGATCATATCCACCCTATTTGAAATGACCGTGGATAGCGTAGAAGAAGCCATTTGGAACTCTCTTTGTAAAGCAGAAACCACAACGGGCAGGAATGATCGGAAGGTGGAAGCCATACCTTTAGATTTGTTTAAGGGTAGGCTATAA
- a CDS encoding YqcI/YcgG family protein: MAKSLLLIKEDMKNPDLVPQWVIEEYKNFHEVVTDRTFPCYFGMTGEKKGELRYSYISHDNWEHLPETIQEFIDLFDVPEGERLIRHGFFLFVEPEDEERSVPHYREYFWKILQFLHDEDEEAWPEDYPEDPDHHLWAFSFAGEPFFVFGNAPAYKQRKTRDLGNSLVLGFQPRRIFEGLEGTSKGGIMSREKVRERVEKWDGLPKHPNISHYGDPEHREWKQYFIGDDVVPIEGKCPFHHK; the protein is encoded by the coding sequence ATGGCGAAAAGCTTATTACTGATAAAAGAAGATATGAAAAACCCTGATCTTGTTCCCCAATGGGTGATAGAAGAATATAAGAACTTTCACGAGGTAGTAACTGATCGAACGTTTCCTTGTTACTTCGGTATGACCGGAGAGAAAAAAGGAGAGCTTCGGTATTCGTATATAAGTCACGATAATTGGGAGCATCTTCCCGAAACGATTCAAGAGTTTATCGACTTGTTCGATGTACCAGAAGGTGAGCGGCTGATTCGTCACGGATTCTTTTTGTTTGTGGAACCAGAGGATGAGGAGAGGTCCGTCCCTCATTATCGTGAGTATTTCTGGAAGATTCTGCAGTTTCTTCATGATGAGGATGAGGAGGCTTGGCCTGAGGATTATCCGGAGGATCCGGATCATCATTTGTGGGCGTTTTCGTTTGCCGGGGAGCCGTTTTTCGTGTTTGGGAATGCTCCTGCTTATAAGCAGCGAAAGACGAGAGACCTTGGAAATAGCTTGGTATTAGGCTTTCAGCCGAGAAGGATCTTTGAAGGGTTGGAAGGAACGTCAAAGGGTGGCATTATGTCCCGTGAGAAAGTAAGGGAGCGGGTCGAGAAGTGGGACGGCTTACCGAAGCACCCGAATATCAGCCATTACGGGGATCCTGAACACCGTGAGTGGAAGCAATACTTCATTGGAGACGATGTGGTACCGATCGAGGGCAAATGCCCTTTTCACCATAAATAA
- a CDS encoding CAP domain-containing protein, protein MKKRFLSITVCAVIPFMLMTACNTNDTNDNLMDTQNVNYDPVSYGNNGRDRMDGMQGNQTPLHRFMAPIDPNGDLREFTHLDPGEENTPGNEEAGQPNQPAQEPNTGQPEPPTEQQPKQDTQTSDANGFMKQVVDLTNQERKKNGLNALKMDGELANVAEMKSEDMKENDYFSHTSPTYGSPFEMMENFGVDYSTAAENIAVGQKTPESVVNAWMNSPGHRKNILNKQVTHIGVGTAKDPSQGIYWTQMFIAK, encoded by the coding sequence ATGAAAAAACGCTTTCTTTCGATAACAGTCTGTGCCGTCATCCCGTTTATGCTGATGACTGCCTGTAACACTAACGATACAAACGATAACCTGATGGATACACAGAACGTGAATTACGATCCGGTTTCCTATGGAAACAATGGACGAGATAGAATGGATGGGATGCAAGGAAACCAAACTCCCCTTCACCGTTTCATGGCTCCGATCGATCCAAATGGAGACTTACGCGAATTTACACACTTAGATCCAGGTGAGGAAAATACGCCTGGAAATGAAGAAGCCGGGCAGCCGAATCAGCCTGCACAAGAACCGAATACGGGTCAGCCCGAACCACCCACGGAACAGCAGCCTAAGCAGGATACACAGACTTCAGATGCAAATGGATTTATGAAGCAAGTAGTGGATTTGACCAACCAGGAACGCAAGAAGAATGGACTTAATGCCCTGAAGATGGATGGAGAGTTAGCGAATGTGGCGGAGATGAAATCAGAGGACATGAAGGAAAATGACTATTTCTCTCATACGTCTCCTACGTACGGATCTCCTTTTGAAATGATGGAGAATTTCGGGGTGGATTACTCCACGGCAGCAGAAAACATTGCCGTTGGACAAAAAACACCTGAATCTGTCGTTAACGCTTGGATGAACAGTCCCGGACACCGCAAAAATATTTTAAATAAACAAGTCACTCATATTGGCGTGGGAACAGCGAAGGATCCCAGTCAGGGGATTTATTGGACGCAGATGTTCATCGCGAAATAA
- a CDS encoding FUSC family protein gives MKQLHRQYVWLGRFLASDPGRKRFQQAGKATISLISAVFTMLFLLKLFNHSAITPAIVSGMVGMLGIFVVMDDTTAKKKVTTPLIGVAVAVGITLGSAFAHYSLVVNTLLVGAIFSAFYFSRFAIRYFSMGMAGFMSIYISSILQLDVAHLSWFYIGIVIGVMYAFLYNFIIFKGSVHVLRRSMRSFHIQSNLTFTILMKMIEDPDTSSKRRNLLDRNVRRLNEYARIVASDINENDLKKLWPGIEPSQLRLYVFDTEMLIQTLTDSLKRLKELDALEVKELRRLLVWVLRSLRDAEVLAQDYDPRSLEEAEKAIQALRFLLSEMLNQEVKPKGWVYLLRRIESIANHVLEAAITIQESLKVSESKETNIENKDESEDEGKENKPEEETKSLKPSTRKAIQALVAGTLAIIVGELIAPAQPYWVLLTTFIIQIGTESVGRTYMKAFQRSVGTVIGAILGFGAAKLVSGNSELEVFLLFVVLFLAFYLFTVSYTLMSLFITMLIAFMYDLLLGGISMQLMGARVIDTIAGALIALTVSAFVFPKKTKDKVADAFDDFLEELGGYVSSYIKTFTNIDEKPLTDQAFDLDQKLQSIKDEAQSLLQRPGSMTRSGIGRWITVVTATNYYAKHLLASSHRKVPSKVSDELNSVFKQTEEKITHNIETLRELLKEKENAQVLWSISVEREKIETLAPSRLKSQMDLIHHLYYVWKINQSIVALGEELGAEVKETQTKG, from the coding sequence ATGAAACAGTTACATAGACAGTATGTATGGCTGGGGAGGTTCCTTGCATCAGACCCGGGCCGGAAGAGATTTCAGCAGGCAGGTAAGGCAACGATCAGCTTAATATCGGCCGTATTTACGATGCTATTCTTATTAAAACTATTTAATCACTCAGCGATTACACCGGCCATTGTGTCAGGGATGGTGGGGATGCTCGGGATTTTCGTCGTCATGGATGACACAACGGCTAAAAAGAAGGTCACGACCCCGTTGATCGGTGTGGCGGTAGCGGTTGGAATCACATTAGGCTCCGCCTTTGCCCATTATAGTCTCGTGGTGAATACTCTACTGGTAGGAGCGATATTCAGCGCTTTTTACTTCTCCCGCTTTGCCATCCGGTATTTTTCCATGGGAATGGCAGGATTTATGTCGATTTATATTTCGTCGATTCTGCAGCTTGATGTGGCGCATCTATCATGGTTTTATATTGGGATTGTGATTGGTGTCATGTACGCTTTTCTTTATAATTTCATTATCTTTAAAGGTTCGGTTCATGTCTTACGAAGAAGCATGCGTTCGTTTCATATTCAATCAAATTTGACGTTTACGATTTTAATGAAGATGATAGAGGATCCGGATACGAGTAGTAAACGTAGGAATCTTCTCGATCGAAATGTTCGAAGGCTGAATGAGTATGCAAGAATCGTAGCCAGTGATATCAATGAGAATGATTTGAAGAAGCTTTGGCCAGGTATCGAGCCTTCGCAATTGCGTCTATATGTTTTTGATACAGAGATGTTGATTCAGACGTTAACCGATTCTTTGAAGCGGCTCAAGGAGTTGGATGCCTTAGAGGTTAAGGAGCTTAGACGCCTGTTGGTTTGGGTTCTTCGTTCGCTCCGTGATGCCGAGGTACTGGCTCAGGATTATGATCCCCGTTCACTTGAAGAAGCGGAAAAAGCCATCCAGGCCCTTCGTTTTCTGTTATCAGAGATGTTGAATCAAGAAGTAAAGCCTAAGGGCTGGGTGTACCTTCTAAGGCGTATTGAGTCCATTGCCAATCATGTCCTGGAAGCAGCCATCACCATTCAAGAATCACTGAAAGTCTCAGAAAGCAAGGAAACGAACATAGAGAATAAGGACGAGTCTGAAGATGAGGGAAAAGAGAATAAGCCTGAAGAAGAGACTAAGAGTTTAAAACCGTCTACACGTAAGGCGATTCAAGCTCTTGTAGCAGGTACACTAGCTATTATCGTTGGGGAGCTGATTGCTCCTGCACAGCCCTACTGGGTGCTGTTAACGACCTTTATTATTCAAATTGGTACAGAGTCAGTAGGAAGAACCTACATGAAAGCCTTTCAGCGATCGGTCGGAACGGTGATCGGAGCAATACTTGGATTCGGAGCGGCAAAACTCGTTTCAGGAAATTCTGAGCTTGAAGTTTTTCTTCTGTTTGTCGTTCTGTTCCTGGCCTTCTATCTCTTCACGGTTTCTTATACTCTAATGAGCTTGTTCATTACAATGCTCATTGCGTTTATGTATGACCTGCTGCTAGGCGGAATCAGCATGCAGCTGATGGGGGCACGGGTCATTGATACAATTGCTGGAGCGCTGATTGCCCTGACTGTCTCGGCATTTGTATTTCCAAAGAAAACGAAGGACAAGGTGGCAGACGCCTTTGATGATTTTCTTGAAGAGCTTGGAGGCTATGTTTCTTCCTATATAAAAACCTTTACGAATATTGATGAAAAACCATTAACAGATCAAGCCTTTGATCTCGATCAGAAGCTTCAGAGTATAAAGGATGAAGCACAATCGCTTCTGCAACGACCTGGATCCATGACACGATCGGGGATCGGCCGTTGGATCACAGTGGTGACAGCCACCAACTACTATGCGAAGCATCTGCTTGCTTCATCCCATAGAAAAGTACCATCAAAGGTTTCCGATGAACTAAATAGCGTTTTTAAGCAGACAGAAGAGAAAATCACTCATAACATCGAAACATTACGTGAGCTGCTAAAAGAAAAAGAGAACGCACAAGTTCTTTGGAGTATAAGTGTGGAAAGGGAAAAGATCGAAACCCTGGCACCAAGCAGACTGAAGTCACAGATGGATCTGATTCATCACCTCTACTATGTGTGGAAAATCAATCAATCGATTGTGGCACTTGGAGAGGAATTGGGCGCGGAAGTGAAGGAAACTCAAACAAAAGGGTAA
- a CDS encoding DNA-3-methyladenine glycosylase, which yields MKYTPMPPSFFEQPTLELAKSLLGCVLMKETEEGTASGYIVETEAYLGPEDRAAHSYGNRRTKRTEVMFHEAGRIYTYVMHTHCLVNVVSGEREKPEAILIRAVEPLEGLGLMERRRPGHIKKNWTNGPGKLTKALGITMEDYGGSYLEPPLIISRGYQPENIVEGKRIGIENTGEARDYPWRFWVKDNPYVSR from the coding sequence ATGAAGTATACGCCTATGCCGCCTTCCTTTTTCGAACAACCCACTTTGGAGCTTGCAAAGTCCCTGTTGGGATGTGTATTAATGAAAGAGACGGAGGAGGGAACTGCATCAGGTTACATTGTGGAAACGGAAGCCTATTTAGGGCCTGAGGATCGAGCGGCTCACAGTTATGGAAACAGGCGTACGAAGCGGACGGAAGTCATGTTTCATGAAGCAGGCCGGATATATACATATGTTATGCATACCCATTGTTTAGTGAATGTAGTGAGCGGTGAACGAGAGAAGCCTGAAGCGATTCTCATTAGAGCCGTTGAACCACTTGAAGGGTTGGGGCTTATGGAAAGAAGAAGGCCGGGTCATATAAAGAAAAATTGGACAAATGGTCCAGGAAAGCTGACGAAAGCGTTAGGCATCACAATGGAGGACTACGGAGGGAGCTATTTAGAACCGCCTCTCATCATCTCAAGAGGATACCAGCCAGAAAACATTGTAGAAGGAAAACGAATAGGAATTGAAAACACTGGAGAAGCGAGGGATTATCCATGGAGGTTTTGGGTTAAAGACAATCCGTATGTATCAAGATGA